A genome region from Musa acuminata AAA Group cultivar baxijiao chromosome BXJ3-5, Cavendish_Baxijiao_AAA, whole genome shotgun sequence includes the following:
- the LOC103985822 gene encoding protein G1-like5, which produces MDFVPNPDSPHSDNSGGLNSSPQQVASSSTATSTGAPSSSSSSSSPSLSRYESQKRRDWNTFGQYLKNHRPPLSLARCSGAHVLEFLRYLDQFGKTKVHTQMCPFFGHPNPPAPCPCPLRQAWGSLDALIGRLRAAYEENGGKPESNPFGARAVRLYLREVRDTQSKARGVSYEKKKRKKPPQHQQHPPPPPAAA; this is translated from the coding sequence ATGGACTTCGTACCTAACCCAGATAGCCCCCACTCCGACAACAGCGGCGGCCTTAACAGCAGCCCCCAGCAGGTTGCGTCCTCCTCCACCGCCACCTCCACAGgagcgccctcctcctcctcctcctcctcatcaccgTCGTTGAGCCGCTACGAGTCACAGAAGCGCCGCGACTGGAACACCTTCGGGCAGTACCTCAAGAATCACCGACCCCCGCTGTCGCTCGCGCGGTGCAGCGGCGCCCATGTGCTCGAGTTCCTCCGCTACCTCGACCAATTCGGCAAGACCAAGGTGCACACCCAGATGTGTCCCTTCTTCGGCCACCCCAACCCCCCGGCTCCTTGCCCCTGCCCCCTCCGCCAAGCCTGGGGCAGCCTCGACGCCCTCATCGGCCGCCTTCGCGCCGCCTACGAAGAGAACGGAGGCAAGCCCGAGTCCAACCCGTTCGGCGCTCGCGCCGTCCGCCTCTACCTCCGTGAAGTCCGCGATACTCAGTCCAAAGCCCGCGGCGTCAGCTACGAGAAGAAGAAGCGCAAGAAGCCCCCGCAGCACCAGCAACACCCTCCGCCGCCACCTGCTGCGGCATAA